One Brassica napus cultivar Da-Ae chromosome C2, Da-Ae, whole genome shotgun sequence DNA window includes the following coding sequences:
- the LOC111202935 gene encoding GDSL esterase/lipase EXL6 has translation MLRENILVLTLFSIYCLSSAAGQNKSFSALFAFGDSILDTGNNNRLLTLLKGNFWPYGWNYDYKIPTGRFGNGRVFTDMVAQELGVKRVVPAYRRMRRIKPDDLKTGVCFASGGSGIDHLTSRTLGVLSTGDQVRDFKKYLRKLKNATKNKKEMKKIISNAVFLISEGNNDIGYFVTPARLRLRSIDTYTSNMVFWTKAFLQDLYDLGARKFAVMGVIPVGCLPFHRFLFGGVFAWCNFMMNRISEDFNTKLQKALIGYEVEESFKGAKFVYVDMYGSIMDLINHPKAYGFTEAKRSCCCMVTSIIPCRNPDEYVFYDFAHPTMKTYEVISKPLVYQMRKGLA, from the exons ATGTTAAGGGAAAATATATTGGTGTTAACATTATTTTCGATTTATTGCCTTTCATCAGCGGCTGGACAAAACAAATCCTTTTCTGCACTTTTCGCTTTTGGAGATTCAATACTAGATACTGGTAACAATAATCGTCTTCTTACTCTACTCAAGGGAAATTTTTGGCCATATGGTTGGAACTATGACTATAAGATACCGACGGGCAGATTTGGAAATGGAAGAGTTTTCACCGATATGGTTG CTCAAGAGTTGGGGGTGAAAAGAGTTGTACCCGCTTATCGCAGGATGCGTCGCATCAAGCCCGACGACCTTAAAACTGGCGTTTGTTTCGCATCAGGTGGTTCAGGAATTGACCATCTTACATCCAGAACGCTG GGAGTTTTGTCCACAGGCGACCAAGTAAgagatttcaaaaaatatttgaggAAACTAAAGAATGCGAcgaaaaataagaaagaaatgaaaaaaataatttcaaacgCAGTGTTTCTTATTTCTGAAGGAAATAACGATATTGGATACTTCGTGACTCCCGCTCGTCTACGATTACGATCCATAGATACATACACAAGTAACATGGTTTTTTGGACAAAAGCATTCCTACAA gaTTTATATGATCTTGGAGCGAGAAAATTCGCGGTGATGGGAGTGATTCCGGTAGGATGCTTGCCTTTCCATCGCTTCCTATTTGGTGGAGTATTCGCATGGTGTAACTTCATGATGAATAGAATTTCGGAAGACTTCAACACAAAATTACAGAAAGCTCTTATTGGTTACGAAGTAGAAGAAAGTTTTAAAGGTGCAAAGTTTGTTTACGTCGACATGTACGGCTCTATTATGGATCTTATCAACCATCCTAAGGCCTATG GGTTTACAGAAGCGAAAAGATCGTGTTGTTGTATGGTGACATCGATAATACCATGCCGAAACCCGGATGAGTACGTATTCTATGACTTCGCTCACCCCACCATGAAAACCTATGAAGTAATATCTAAACCTCTTGTCTATCAGATGAGGAAAGGCCTTGCATGA
- the LOC125581751 gene encoding beta-glucosidase 20-like yields the protein MERFHKFPLLGLVLFLGFIGSPTKAIVHACSSTELTFSRANFPEGFIFGTSTAAFQVEGAVHEGCRGPSMWDTYTKKFPHRNNYHKADVAVDFYHRYKEDIKLMKDLNTDGFRFSIAWPRIFPHGRMEKGISKAGVQFYHDLIDELLKNEITPLVTVFHWDTPQDLEDEYGGFLSDRIIKDYTEYANFTFQEYGHKVKHWITFNEPWVFSRAGYDIGKTAPGRCSKYIKEHGDLCHDGRSGHEAYIVSHNMLLAHADAVEAFRKCDKCKGGKIGIAHTPAWFDQNELTDEPHKLSEEEHATPATNLIDFVLGWHLNPTTYGDYPQSMKDHVGDRLPEFTEAQKNKLKNSADFVGINYYYSLFALHGEEQDPSKPSWQSDSLIDYEPRYVDRFNAFTIKPDVAKVDVYSNGLRRLLNYIKDKYGNPEVIITGNGYGEDLGEQDRSLVLALSDHHRTYYIQKHLLSLHQAICEDKVNVTGYFLWSLMDNFEWQEGYSARFGLYYVDYKNNLTRHEKLSAQWYSSFLQDGKEFEFDQHDEYHEHDEYHEHDEL from the exons ATGGAGAGGTTCCATAAGTTTCCTCTCCTAGGTTTGGTTCTTTTCCTCGGCTTTATCGGCTCACCGACCAAGGCCATTGTACATGCATGCTCTAGTACAGAACTAACCTTCAGTCGTGCCAACTTCCCGGAGGGTTTCATTTTTGGTACCTCAACCGCAGCTTTTCAG gttGAAGGAGCTGTACATGAAGGATGTAGAGGTCCAAGCATGTGGGACACCTACACTAAGAAATTCccac ataGAAATAATTATCATAAGGCCGACGTTGCCGTCGATTTCTACCATCGTTACAAG gAAGATATCAAGTTGATGAAAGATCTGAACACTGACGGATTTAGATTTTCCATTGCATGGCCTAGAATATTCCCAC ATGGTAGGATGGAGAAAGGAATAAGCAAAGCAGGTGTGCAGTTTTACCACGACCTAATTGATGAGCTCCTCAAAAATG aaATAACACCGTTAGTAACCGTTTTTCACTGGGACACTCCTCAAGACTTGGAAGATGAATACGGTGGCTTCTTAAGCGACCGTATAAT AAAGGATTATACGGAGTACGCAAATTTCACGTTCCAGGAGTACGGACACAAAGTGAAGCATTGGATCACATTTAACGAGCCATGGGTATTCAGTCGAGCTGGCTACGACATCGGGAAAACAGCACCGGGACGTTGCTCTAAGTACATCAAAGAGCATGGGGACTTGTGTCACGATGGACGATCAGGACATGAAGCTTATATCGTTAGTCATAATATGCTCTTGGCACATGCGGATGCCGTAGAGGCCTTTAGAAAATGCGACAAG TGTAAAGGTGGTAAAATTGGGATTGCTCATACTCCGGCTTGGTTTGACCAGAACGAGCTCACGGATGAGCCGCACAAGCTCTCAGAAGAAGAACACGCAACTCCTGCAACTAATTTGATTGACTTCGTCTTGGGATG GCATTTGAATCCGACCACGTATGGCGATTATCCACAATCGATGAAAGATCATGTCGGAGATCGACTACCAGAATTCACAGAAGCACAGAAGAACAAGTTGAAAAATTCTGCTGATTTTGTAGGAATCAATTACTATTATTCACTATTTGCACTGCACGGCGAAGAGCAAGATCCTTCGAAACCGAGTTGGCAGAGTGATTCTCTCATTGACTATGAAC CTAGGTATGTGGATAGATTCAATGCCTTTACAATCAAG CCTGATGTTGCTAAAGTTGACGTCTACTCAAATGGTTTGAGAAGACTTCTGAACTACATAAAGGATAAATATGGCAATCCTGAAGTCATTATCACCGGGAATG GATACGGAGAGGATCTAGGTGAGCAAGACAGAAGTCTTGTACTGGCGCTCTCAGATCACCACAGAACATACTATATTCAGAAGCATCTCTTGAGCTTGCACCAAGCAATTTG CGAGGATAAAGTGAATGTTACAGGGTATTTTCTTTGGTCATTGATGGATAATTTTGAATGGCAAGAGGGGTACAGCGCGAGATTTGGACTATACTACGTcgattacaaaaataatttgacGCGCCATGAAAAATTATCAGCCCAGTGGTACTCGAGTTTTCTCCAAGATGGAAAAGAGTTCGAGTTTGATCAGCACGATGAGTACCATGAGCACGATGAGTACCATGAGCACGATGAGTTGTAG
- the LOC111202936 gene encoding SKP1-like protein 1A, with amino-acid sequence MSTKKIVLKSSDGESFEVDEAVALESQTIAHMVEDDCVDNGIPLPNVTSKILAKVIEYCKKHVDAAASKTDAVDGGASSDDDLKAWDAEFMKIDQATLFELILAANYLNIKNLLDLTCQTVADMIKGKTPEEIRTTFNIKNDFTAEEEEEVRRENQWAFE; translated from the exons ATGTCGACGAAGAAGATTGTGTTGAAAAGCTCCGACGGCGAGTCTTTCGAGGTCGACGAGGCCGTGGCTCTCGAGTCTCAGACCATAGCGCACATGGTGGAAGACGACTGCGTCGACAACGGGATCCCGCTTCCCAACGTCACGAGCAAGATCCTCGCGAAGGTGATTGAGTACTGCAAGAAACACGTCGACGCTGCCGCTTCCAAGACCGATGCCGTCGATGGTGGAGCTTCCTCCGACGATGACCTCAAGGCGTGGGACGCCGAGTTCATGAAGATCGATCAAGCTACCCTCTTCGAACTCATCCTG GCTGCTAACTATTTGAACATCAAGAACCTTCTTGACTTGACATGCCAGACGGTGGCTGATATGATCAAGGGGAAGACTCCAGAGGAGATTCGCACGACCTTCAACATCAAGAACGACTTTACTGccgaggaagaggaggaggtgcgCAGGGAGAACCAATGGGCTTTTGAATGA
- the LOC111202937 gene encoding probable acyl-activating enzyme 5, peroxisomal translates to MEELKPSVANSPPLTPLGFLERAATVYGDCTSIIYGTSTVYTWRETNLRCLSVASSLSSIGIKRSDVVSVLSANTPAMYELQFAVPMSGAILNNINTRLDATTVSVLLHHCESKLLFVDVFCSDLAVEAIKKLDKPPILVLIEDGEEDSADVADRSKFCYSYSVLVERGDPDFNWIRPESEWDPIVVNYTSGTTSSPKGVVHCHRGIFVMSLDSLIDWTVPKNPVYLWTLPIFHANGWCYPWAIAAVGGTNVCLRKFQAPLIHRLIRDHGVTHMCGAPVVLNMLTASQEETLKSPVHFLTAGSSPPVTVLLRAESLGFIISHGYGLTETAGVVVSCAWKPQWNRLPASNQARLKGRQGVGTVGFTKINVVDPGSGRSVERDGATMGEIVMRGSSVMLGYLKDPVGTRKTLKNGWFFTGDVGVLHGDGYLEIKDRSKDVIITGGENVSSVEVEAVLYTHPAVNEAAVVARPDEHWGETPCAFVSLKPGLTRKPTEKEMIEYCREKMPHYMVPKTVAFLEELPKTSTGKIPKFVLKEMANKMGSTRLSRL, encoded by the coding sequence atggAGGAGTTGAAGCCAAGTGTTGCAAACTCACCACCGTTGACGCCCTTAGGCTTCCTCGAAAGAGCAGCCACCGTGTATGGAGACTGTACCTCCATCATTTACGGCACTTCCACCGTATACACATGGCGGGAGACCAATCTCCGCTGCCTCAGCGTCGCGTCCTCTCTGTCTTCCATTGGAATAAAAAGATCCGACGTCGTCTCCGTCCTCTCCGCTAACACTCCGGCCATGTACGAGCTCCAGTTCGCCGTTCCGATGAGCGGAGCAATCCTCAACAACATCAACACGCGCCTCGACGCTACCACCGTCTCTGTTCTCCTCCACCACTGTGAGTCTAAGCTTCTCTTCGTCGACGTCTTTTGCTCCGATCTCGCCGTCGAAGCGATCAAGAAACTTGACAAGCCGCCGATTCTCGTCCTCATCGAGGACGGTGAGGAAGATAGTGCTGACGTGGCGGACCGTTCGAAATTCTGTTACTCGTACAGTGTTTTAGTGGAGAGAGGAGATCCGGATTTTAACTGGATCCGACCCGAGAGCGAGTGGGATCCGATTGTGGTCAACTACACCTCCGGTACGACGTCGTCTCCCAAAGGAGTGGTTCACTGTCACAGGGGTATTTTCGTCATGTCGTTGGATTCATTAATCGATTGGACCGTACCGAAAAATCCGGTTTACTTGTGGACCCTACCGATATTCCACGCTAACGGTTGGTGCTACCCATGGGCTATCGCCGCCGTCGGTGGAACTAACGTCTGTTTACGTAAGTTCCAGGCGCCGTTAATCCACCGTTTGATCCGTGATCACGGCGTTACTCACATGTGCGGCGCGCCCGTAGTGCTTAACATGTTAACGGCGAGTCAGGAGGAAACTCTTAAAAGTCCGGTCCATTTCTTAACCGCCGGTTCTTCACCGCCGGTCACGGTGCTCCTCCGCGCGGAGTCTCTCGGTTTCATTATCAGCCACGGATACGGTTTAACGGAAACAGCCGGCGTGGTGGTCTCCTGCGCGTGGAAGCCACAGTGGAACCGTTTACCGGCGAGTAATCAGGCGAGGCTGAAAGGCCGGCAAGGAGTGGGAACCGTCGGGTTTACCAAAATAAACGTGGTGGATCCGGGTTCGGGTCGGAGCGTGGAGAGAGATGGTGCAACGATGGGGGAGATAGTGATGAGAGGGAGTTCGGTCATGCTCGGTTACTTAAAAGATCCTGTCGGAACGAGGAAGACTCTAAAGAACGGGTGGTTCTTCACCGGAGACGTCGGAGTGTTACACGGAGATGGGTATCTAGAGATCAAGGATAGGTCGAAAGATGTAATCATAACGGGTGGAGAGAATGTGAGTAGTGTGGAGGTGGAGGCGGTGTTGTACACGCACCCGGCAGtgaatgaagcggctgtggtgGCTAGACCTGATGAGCACTGGGGAGAGACGCCGTGTGCTTTCGTGAGTTTGAAACCCGGGTTGACCCGGAAACCCACGGAGAAGGAGATGATAGAGTATTGTAGGGAGAAGATGCCACATTACATGGTGCCTAAAACGGTTGCGTTTCTTGAAGAGTTGCCTAAGACATCTACGGGGAAGATTCCTAAGTTCGTGCTTAAGGAGATGGCTAATAAAATGGGTTCCACGAGGTTAAGTCGgttgtaa
- the LOC111202938 gene encoding TATA-binding protein-associated factor 2N — protein sequence MEKYDRVVKKKDETPIDANEIRITSMGRARNYITYAMTLLQEKGSTEVVFKAMGRAINKTVNIVELIKRRIPDLHQNTSIGSTDITDTWEPKEEGLLPIETTRHVSMITITLSTKELNTSSIGYQCPIPVELVKPLGDIDYEGGEGSPGGRGRGRGRGRGRGRGGRGNAYVNVEYEDGGYERNQSYGGRGRGRGGRGRSSRGGRGRGGYNGPQNEYDAPQDGGYGYDAPPHEHGGYDDRGGYERRGGYNGGPQGRGGYDGPRRRGGYYDGPQRRGGYDGHQGRGGGYEGPPQGRDDYDDASRRGRGRGGRGRGGGRGGGGGFNNRADGPPVQAVA from the exons ATGGAGAAGTACGACCGtgtggtgaagaagaaggatgagACGCCGATTGACGCGAACGAGATTCGAATCACTAGCATGGGCAGGGCACGCAACTACATCACCTACGCCATGACTCTTCTCCAG GAGAAAGGGTCGACTGAAGTTGTGTTCAAGGCAATGGGAAGAGCTATCAACAAGACTGTGAACATTGTTGAGCTCATTaag AGAAGGATCCCTGATCTTCATCAGAACACATCTATTGGATCCACCGACATCACAGACACATGGGAACCTAAAGAGGAAGGCCTTCTTCC TATTGAGACTACAAGGCATGTGTCCATGATAACCATTACCCTATCCACCAAAGAGCTTAACACATCCTCCATTGG ATACCAGTGCCCGATTCCTGTTGAGTTGGTGAAGCCATTAGGCGACATCGACTATGAAGGAGGAG AGGGTTCACCTGGTGGCAGAGGGAGGGgaagaggaaggggaagagGGAGAGGAAGAGGTGGCAGAG GGAATGCATATGTGAACGTTGAGTATGAAGATGGCGGTTATGAACGTAACCAGTCCTATGGTGGCAGAGGAAGAGGGCGTGGTGGCAGAGGACGCAGCAGCCGTGGTGGTCGAGGAAGAGGAGGATACAATGGTCCTCAGAATGAGTATGATGCACCACAAGATGGTGGTTACGGTTATGATGCTCCTCCTCATGAACACGGTGGATATGATGACCGTGGCGGTTACGAGCGTCGTGGTGGTTACAATGGGGGTCCTCAAGGGCGTGGTGGCTATGATGGTCCTCGGAGGCGTGGGGGTTATTATGATGGTCCTCAGAGGCGTGGTGGTTACGATGGTCATCAAGGGCGTGGTGGTGGTTATGAGGGTCCTCCTCAGGGCCGTGATGATTATGATGATGCTTCTCGGCGTGGACGTGGAAGGGGAggtcgtggaagaggaggaggtcgcggtggtggtggtggattcAACAACAGAGCGGATGGACCACCAGTCCAGGCAGTTGCTTGA
- the LOC106407933 gene encoding uncharacterized protein LOC106407933: MSKIANLDFSALKSNGDNYLEWALDAKIMLRSKDLGDTITKDNNSSDKDKYRAIYMIRHHLQENLKTQYMTMENPYDLWIALQRRYDHQKTVLLPKAQYDWKHIRFLDYKSVDEYNSVLFRIVSLLRLCGEKVTEEEMLNKTLSTFPQTNMVLQQQYRERNFATYTELIECLLLAEANNELLLKNSEMRPPGTAPLPDISKLAIEPKKESNLVQHNDHPGPNRGRSQGRGRGSFKAHGRGRGRGTTPGFSRGRGRGRSVSFKPQIKADRCHRCGMGNHWAKNCRTPKHLCELYMESLKRNPEANMVRDPGYDGDDDDDLEDVQDHQHESDKVDHMEFETSDILK, translated from the coding sequence atGTCAAAGATTGCGAATCTTGATTTCAGTGCTTTGAAAAGCAATGGTGACAACTACCTGGAATGGGCGCTTGATGCAAAGATCATGCTGCGATCAAAAGATCTTGGTGACACAATCACCAAAGACAACAATTCCAGTGACAAAGACAAGTATAGAGCTATCTACATGATACGCCACCATCTCCAAGAGAACTTGAAAACTCAGTACATGACCATGGAAAATCCATATGACCTTTGGATCGCTTTACAGCGAAGATATgaccaccagaaaacggtgttgcttccaaaggctcaATATGATTGGAAACACATAAGGTTCTTGGACTACAAATCAGTAGACGAGTACAACTCAGTCCTGTTCAGAATTGTGTCCTTGTTAAGGTTATGTGGTGAAAAAGTAACCGAGGAAGAGATGCTTAATAAAACTCTCTCCACGTTTCCTCAAACCAACATGGTATTGCAACAGCAGTACAGAGAGAGGAATTTCGCCACATATACTGAGTTGATAGAATGTCTCTTGTTGGCTGAAGCTAACAACGAACTGTTATTgaaaaacagtgagatgagacctcctGGTACAGCTCCATTACCCGACATCTCTAAGCTGGCTATAGAGCCAAAGAAAGAGAGTAACCTTGTCCAACACAATGACCATCCCGGTCCAAACCGTGGAAGAAGTCAAGGACGAGGTCGTGGTTCTTTTAAAGCACACGGGCGAGGACGTGGTCGCGGTACCACACCCGGCTTTAGCCGTGGTCGTGGCCGAGGCCGTAGTGTGTCTTTTAAACCACAGATCAAAGCTGATCGATGCCACAGATGTGGTATGGGTAATCATTGGGCAAAGAATTGCCGAACTCCTAAGCATTTGTGTGAGCTTTACATGGAGAGCTTAAAAAGAAACCCGGAAGCTAACATGGTTCGAGACCCGGGatatgatggtgatgatgatgatgacttggAAGACGTCCAGGATCACCAGCACGAGTCAGACAAAGTTGATCACATGGAGTTTGAAACTTCAGACATACTGAAATAA
- the LOC106397438 gene encoding uncharacterized protein LOC106397438 yields the protein MIRTDFLFLVLVIGTQVHAQLVPPARLDGFVYPPGRRVDPDTILIEAFFDPVCPDSRDAWPPLKQALKHYGSRVALLLHLLPLPYHDNAYVSSRVLHIVNALNANATFCLLEAFFEHQALFYNTQTQLLSRPDVVEKIVMLGTATLGNSYRHVLKSGFNNTISDRATRVSFKYSASRGVYGTPTFYVNGFVLPDAGSPLDFGGWRKVIDPLVQTHKVEKQDDLLSFF from the exons ATGATCCGTACAGATTTTCTGTTCCTTGTCCTCGTCATCGGGACGCAAGTGCATGCGCAGCTAGTACCACCGGCGAGGCTCGATGGTTTCGTTTACCCACCGGGTCGTCGAGTTGACCCGGATACTATACTAATCGAGGCGTTTTTTGACCCGGTTTGCCCGGATAGTAGAGACGCTTGGCCGCCTCTGAAGCAAGCTCTTAAGCACTATGGATCTCGCGTTGCCCTTCTCCTTCACCTCCTTCCTTTACC GTACCATGACAATGCATATGTAAGCTCTCGGGTTTTACACATTGTGAATGCTTTGAACGCAAATGCTACCTTCTGTTTGCTGGAAGCCTTCTTTGAGCATCAG GCATTGTTCTACAACACCCAAACGCAACTCCTGTCAAGACCTGATGTTGTGGAGAAAATTGTCATGCTTGGAACAGCCACCTTGGGAAACTCGTATCGACATGTTCTTAAATCCGGCTTCAACAACACAATATCAGACCGTGCAACCAGAGTTTCCTTTAAG TATAGCGCTTCAAGAGGGGTTTATGGAACACCAACCTTCTACGTTAACGGGTTCGTATTGCCAGATGCTGGTTCTCCCTTAGATTTTGGAGGATGGAGAAAAGTTATTGATCCTCTGGTTCAAACACACAAGGTAGAGAAGCAAGATGATCTCCTTTCCTTCTTTTGA